The following coding sequences are from one Dermacentor silvarum isolate Dsil-2018 chromosome 4, BIME_Dsil_1.4, whole genome shotgun sequence window:
- the LOC119450672 gene encoding uncharacterized protein LOC119450672: MAWTLRHILKRRNVVAALFLFGFFYMMWQLLSLREVDVSVALRRSRSSSAAPAVSSSTSRSGVAPLAQVEFPAHGVRGVSPHDAMRYVPGKTFKCLRSSGVISYDQVNDDYCDCKDGSDEPGTSACPNGRFYCQRHNAHSPKYVLSMRVNDGICDCCDGSDEWNGAVLLSGLQLSDEQQARAGVFQAPCKIRC, translated from the exons ATGGCGTGGACTCTCAGACACATCCTCAAGCGCCGCAATGTCGTCGCCGCGCTCTTCCTGTTTGGTTTCTTCTACATGATGTGGCAGCTGCTGTCGCTGCGCGAAGTTGACGTCAGCGTCGCCTTACGGAGGAGTCGCAGCTCCTCTGCTGCTCCGGCTGTTAGTTCCAGTACGTCAAGGTCGGGAGTGGCACCGCTCGCGCAGGTGGAGTTTCCTGCTCACGGAGTTCGCGGTGTGTCGCCACATGACGCCATGCGCTACGTGCCTGGAAAGACCTTTAAGTGCCTACGCAGTTCAGGTGTGATCAGCTACGACCAGGTGAACGACGACTACTGCGACTGCAAGGACGGCTCGGACGAACCAGGCACAAGTGCCTGTCCCAATGGAAG GTTCTACTGCCAGCGGCACAATGCACACAGTCCCAAGTATGTTCTTTCCATGCGTGTCAATGATGGCATCTGTGATTGCTGTGATGGCAGTGACGAGTGGAATGGTGCCGTCCTCCTGTCCGGCCTGCAGCTGTCTG